A section of the Flavobacterium sp. CG_23.5 genome encodes:
- a CDS encoding aspartate carbamoyltransferase catalytic subunit: MKELSVNHLLGIKYINKNDIDLIFETADHFKEVINRPIKKVPSLRDITIANIFFENSTRTKLSFELAQKRLSADVISFSAAQSSVKKGETLIDTVNNILSMKVDMVVMRHANPGAAYFLSKNVKASIVNAGDGAHEHPTQALLDSYSIREKLGEVAGKKVVIVGDVLHSRVALSNIYALKMQGAEVKVCGPKTLIPRYIESLGVTVEPNLRKALEWCDVANMLRVQNERLDVNYFPSTREYAQQYGVDKTLLDSLNKEIVIMHPGPINRGVEITSEVADSHQSVILNQVENGVAIRMAVIYLLASKIQ; encoded by the coding sequence ATGAAAGAATTAAGCGTAAATCATTTATTAGGTATAAAATACATCAACAAGAATGATATTGACTTAATTTTTGAAACAGCCGATCATTTTAAAGAAGTCATCAATAGACCAATAAAAAAAGTACCTTCCTTACGAGATATTACAATAGCTAACATTTTTTTCGAAAATAGTACAAGAACAAAACTTTCTTTTGAATTAGCACAAAAACGACTGTCAGCAGATGTTATTAGTTTTTCGGCAGCGCAATCTTCTGTCAAAAAAGGAGAAACACTAATTGATACCGTAAATAATATTCTTTCGATGAAAGTGGATATGGTAGTCATGCGACATGCCAATCCTGGAGCTGCCTATTTCTTGTCAAAAAATGTTAAAGCGAGCATAGTAAATGCAGGAGACGGAGCTCATGAACATCCAACACAAGCCTTGTTAGACAGTTATTCGATTAGAGAAAAACTGGGAGAAGTGGCTGGGAAAAAAGTAGTTATTGTTGGTGATGTTTTGCATTCCCGAGTTGCCTTATCAAATATATATGCTTTGAAAATGCAGGGAGCAGAAGTTAAAGTTTGCGGGCCCAAAACACTTATTCCAAGATATATTGAGTCTCTTGGTGTGACGGTCGAACCTAATTTGAGAAAAGCGTTGGAATGGTGTGACGTCGCTAATATGTTACGAGTCCAAAATGAGAGATTGGATGTGAATTATTTTCCTTCAACTAGAGAATATGCACAGCAATATGGAGTTGATAAGACTTTATTGGATTCCCTAAATAAGGAAATTGTAATCATGCATCCCGGTCCTATAAATCGTGGTGTAGAAATCACCAGTGAAGTTGCGGATTCACATCAATCTGTGATTTTAAACCAAGTCGAAAATGGGGTCGCAATTAGAATGGCGGTTATTTATCTTTTGGCTTCAAAAATTCAGTAA
- a CDS encoding Cof-type HAD-IIB family hydrolase: MIKKKIKVVISDLDGTLLNTHHKISDYTKRVFQKLHEENYLIIVATGRHHLDAHPIVAELECPVYLVTSNGARIHNPNNELLFSRDIESDAIKSVLNLKIDPEITTVLFKENVWQTNKNNEKLNSFQTKLNYLPELVDFTTLDDLSGIKLFFTHESHSKLIDLRDTILENHSELFSHAFSLPICLEFMDKAVDKSVAIAKILEIENFVFEESISFGDGYNDEKMLKSTGKGLLMNNAPHSLKNKLSHLEVISSNDEDGVAKYLSKTVLNLKIAQ; the protein is encoded by the coding sequence ATGATAAAGAAAAAAATTAAAGTCGTTATTAGCGATTTAGACGGAACTTTACTTAATACCCACCATAAAATATCAGACTATACTAAGCGTGTTTTCCAAAAACTTCATGAAGAAAACTATTTGATAATTGTTGCCACCGGTCGTCATCATCTTGATGCACATCCAATTGTAGCCGAATTAGAATGTCCTGTTTATTTGGTAACTTCAAATGGTGCCAGAATTCATAACCCTAACAATGAACTTCTTTTTTCGAGAGATATTGAAAGTGATGCGATTAAATCTGTCTTAAATCTAAAAATTGATCCTGAGATTACTACGGTATTGTTTAAAGAAAACGTTTGGCAAACGAATAAAAATAATGAGAAATTAAACAGTTTTCAAACAAAATTGAACTATTTACCTGAACTTGTAGATTTTACTACTTTGGATGATTTGAGTGGAATAAAATTATTTTTCACCCATGAAAGCCACTCAAAATTGATTGATTTAAGAGATACTATTTTAGAAAATCATTCGGAGCTTTTTAGTCATGCCTTTAGTCTTCCTATTTGTTTGGAATTCATGGACAAAGCAGTCGATAAAAGTGTAGCTATTGCTAAAATTTTGGAAATCGAGAATTTTGTTTTTGAAGAATCTATTTCTTTTGGAGATGGATACAATGATGAGAAAATGTTGAAGTCAACAGGGAAAGGACTTTTAATGAATAATGCGCCTCATAGCTTAAAAAACAAACTTTCGCATTTAGAAGTAATTTCTTCAAATGATGAGGATGGTGTCGCTAAATACCTTTCGAAAACTGTTTTGAATTTGAAAATAGCACAATAA
- the pdxH gene encoding pyridoxamine 5'-phosphate oxidase has product MEDLSHYRKSYEKSELLESNIPEDPINLFHRWFHEIEEFGGNEEVNAMTVATIGLDGFPRSRVVLLKKFNEEGFIFYTNYNSEKGKAIADNPKICLSFFWHSMERQVIIKGIAHKTSEITSDNYFESRPDGSKLGAIVSNQSEVVPSRAFLEENLKQLENDYEGIVIPRPDHWGGFLVTPVEVEFWQGRPNRLHDRIRYTSQENFAWKIERLSP; this is encoded by the coding sequence ATGGAAGATTTAAGTCATTACAGAAAATCATATGAAAAGAGTGAGTTATTGGAATCAAATATCCCCGAAGATCCTATTAATTTATTTCACCGATGGTTTCATGAAATAGAAGAATTTGGAGGAAACGAGGAAGTAAATGCGATGACCGTTGCTACAATTGGTTTAGATGGATTTCCAAGATCAAGGGTTGTTTTGTTGAAAAAATTTAACGAGGAAGGATTCATTTTTTATACAAATTATAATTCAGAAAAGGGAAAAGCTATTGCTGATAATCCAAAAATATGTTTGTCTTTCTTTTGGCATTCTATGGAGCGACAAGTTATTATAAAAGGAATTGCTCACAAAACATCTGAAATTACTTCAGACAATTATTTCGAATCCAGACCAGACGGAAGCAAATTAGGAGCCATTGTGTCAAATCAAAGCGAGGTTGTTCCTTCTCGTGCTTTTTTGGAAGAAAATTTAAAACAATTAGAAAACGATTATGAAGGAATTGTAATTCCCAGACCAGATCACTGGGGAGGATTTTTAGTTACTCCTGTCGAAGTTGAGTTTTGGCAAGGAAGGCCAAATCGTTTACACGACAGAATTCGATACACAAGCCAAGAAAATTTCGCTTGGAAAATAGAACGACTCTCTCCTTGA
- a CDS encoding CAP domain-containing protein, whose translation MKFNLLRTLVLFSAINTMFSCSSDSSVGQAASVSSPIVANYSYSTSENQTLDLINKYRISIGLNPLEKINYISIKSEEHDNYMIANNVVNHNDFVARSEDIIKVLGAKTVGENIAYNYSTPQAAFDAWLASPGHKANIEGNFTNFGIAIRTNPTNGTKYYTNIFVKI comes from the coding sequence ATGAAATTTAATTTACTTCGTACATTAGTACTTTTTTCAGCAATAAATACCATGTTTTCTTGTTCTTCGGATTCTTCAGTCGGGCAAGCGGCAAGTGTTTCTTCTCCAATTGTAGCTAATTATTCTTACAGTACTTCCGAAAATCAAACTTTGGATTTAATAAATAAATATAGAATTAGTATTGGATTAAATCCATTAGAAAAAATTAATTATATCTCTATAAAGTCAGAGGAGCATGACAATTATATGATCGCAAACAATGTCGTTAATCATAATGATTTTGTTGCTCGTTCCGAAGATATCATTAAAGTTTTAGGTGCAAAAACTGTAGGTGAAAATATTGCTTACAATTATAGTACTCCTCAAGCAGCTTTTGATGCATGGTTAGCTAGCCCAGGACATAAAGCAAATATTGAAGGCAATTTTACTAATTTCGGCATCGCAATTAGAACAAATCCAACAAACGGAACAAAATATTACACCAACATTTTTGTAAAAATATAA
- a CDS encoding PhoH family protein produces the protein MNERIIELIDIAPKEFWGAQDTHLETIKKYYPKLKIVARGTTIKAFGEKEVLDEFEKRFQRLMLHFTRYNTIDNNVIERVILGDVQEERKFQGQDKILVHGVGGKIIKPMTANQQLLVDTMFKNDMVFAVGPAGTGKTYTGVAMAIKALKEKQVKRIILTRPAVEAGENLGFLPGDMKEKLDPYMQPLYDALRDMLPNEKLEDYILKGIIQIAPLAFMRGRTLDDAFVILDEAQNTTHSQMKMFLTRMGKSAKFMITGDPGQVDLPRRTISGLKEALLVLKDVEGIGIIYLDDKDIVRHRLVKKVIDAYKMIENND, from the coding sequence TTGAACGAAAGGATAATCGAGCTCATAGACATCGCTCCAAAAGAATTTTGGGGTGCTCAAGACACTCATCTTGAAACAATTAAAAAATATTATCCAAAATTAAAAATTGTTGCCAGAGGAACAACAATAAAAGCTTTTGGTGAAAAGGAAGTTTTGGACGAGTTCGAGAAACGATTTCAGCGGTTGATGTTACATTTTACCAGATACAATACAATTGATAATAATGTAATAGAGCGTGTCATTCTTGGTGATGTGCAAGAAGAAAGAAAATTTCAAGGACAAGACAAAATATTAGTACATGGAGTAGGGGGTAAAATCATAAAACCTATGACGGCTAATCAGCAATTGCTGGTAGATACCATGTTTAAAAATGATATGGTTTTTGCCGTTGGACCGGCTGGAACGGGAAAAACGTATACTGGTGTAGCCATGGCTATTAAAGCGCTCAAAGAAAAGCAGGTCAAGCGTATTATATTGACAAGACCAGCCGTGGAAGCGGGGGAAAATCTCGGTTTTTTACCTGGTGATATGAAGGAAAAACTGGATCCGTATATGCAACCTTTATACGATGCATTACGTGATATGTTACCCAACGAAAAACTGGAAGATTACATATTAAAAGGAATTATCCAGATTGCACCTTTGGCATTTATGCGAGGGAGAACATTGGATGATGCATTTGTTATTTTGGATGAAGCTCAAAACACGACGCATTCGCAAATGAAAATGTTTCTGACTCGTATGGGAAAAAGCGCCAAATTTATGATTACGGGAGATCCAGGACAAGTCGATTTGCCAAGAAGAACAATTTCCGGACTTAAAGAAGCATTATTGGTTTTGAAAGATGTGGAGGGAATTGGAATCATATATCTTGATGATAAAGACATCGTAAGACATCGATTAGTTAAGAAAGTTATTGATGCTTATAAAATGATTGAAAATAACGATTAG
- a CDS encoding S-adenosyl-l-methionine hydroxide adenosyltransferase family protein, with protein sequence MSIITLTTDYGLKDHFVGALKGKILSEYSEATIIDISHEVDPFNTVEASYIIGASFSSFPKGTVHLIGVDMEFNKENQHIVMQWNDHYFIAADNGILSMLSQKIVPQKIVAINIHDRLPSEATDLDVFVKVACHIAKGGLLNVIGKEIKSIKQVTDLQAVVSDDGNSLKGHVIYIDHFGNVITNISKKYFIEVAKGRPYEIVLKTKNIKTILPNYSAIASSDKYPIKYYEGEKLAIFNEAGFLEIAIFRSNPSNVGSANSLLGLNYRDVINIVFR encoded by the coding sequence ATGTCAATAATTACCCTTACTACCGATTACGGCTTGAAAGACCACTTTGTAGGTGCGTTGAAAGGGAAGATATTATCTGAATATTCTGAAGCAACAATCATTGATATTTCGCATGAGGTAGACCCATTCAACACTGTTGAAGCAAGTTACATCATTGGAGCGTCATTTTCGAGCTTTCCAAAAGGTACTGTTCACCTCATTGGGGTTGATATGGAATTTAATAAAGAGAACCAACATATTGTCATGCAATGGAACGATCATTATTTTATTGCGGCTGATAATGGCATTTTAAGTATGCTTTCGCAAAAAATTGTTCCTCAAAAAATAGTGGCTATTAATATCCATGACCGTTTACCAAGTGAAGCAACTGATCTTGATGTTTTCGTAAAAGTAGCCTGTCATATTGCCAAAGGCGGTCTACTAAATGTCATTGGCAAAGAAATAAAAAGCATTAAACAAGTAACGGATTTACAAGCAGTTGTCTCCGATGATGGGAATTCATTAAAAGGCCATGTGATTTATATTGACCATTTTGGCAATGTAATTACTAATATTTCTAAAAAATATTTTATTGAAGTTGCCAAAGGTAGACCCTATGAAATTGTATTGAAAACCAAAAATATCAAAACCATTTTGCCTAATTATTCCGCGATTGCGAGTTCTGATAAATACCCAATTAAGTATTACGAAGGCGAAAAATTGGCGATTTTCAACGAAGCTGGTTTTCTTGAGATTGCCATTTTTAGAAGCAATCCTTCAAATGTTGGCTCCGCAAACAGCTTGTTAGGATTGAATTATAGAGATGTTATAAATATAGTATTCAGGTAG
- a CDS encoding phosphoribosylaminoimidazolesuccinocarboxamide synthase, with translation MSNTITTTDFNFPNQKSVYRGKVREVYNINDELLVMVATDRLSAFDVVLPKGIPYKGQILNQIATKFMELTKDIVPNWLIATPDPSVAVGYLCSPFKVEMVIRGYLSGHAAREYALGKREICGVKMPEGLKENDKFPEPIITPTTKADNGEHDADISREDILSKGIVTEEDYLVLEKYTKALFQRGTEIAASRGLILVDTKYEFGKTKEGVIVLIDEIHTPDSSRYFYSEGYQERQDKGEEQKQLSKEFVRRWLIENGFQGLEGQQIPDMTDEYIETVSERYIELYENILGEKFVKADISNIDERIEKNVLAYLDKR, from the coding sequence ATGAGCAATACAATTACAACGACTGACTTTAATTTTCCAAATCAAAAATCAGTTTATAGAGGAAAAGTTAGAGAAGTTTATAACATTAACGATGAACTTTTAGTAATGGTAGCGACCGATAGGCTTTCAGCTTTTGATGTGGTTTTGCCAAAAGGAATTCCGTACAAAGGGCAAATTCTAAATCAAATTGCCACTAAATTTATGGAATTGACTAAAGATATTGTTCCTAATTGGTTAATTGCTACACCAGATCCAAGTGTTGCAGTTGGTTATTTATGTTCCCCTTTCAAAGTAGAAATGGTGATACGTGGCTATCTTTCAGGTCATGCTGCTCGCGAATATGCGCTTGGAAAAAGAGAAATTTGTGGCGTGAAAATGCCAGAAGGATTAAAAGAGAACGACAAATTTCCGGAACCTATTATTACGCCAACAACAAAGGCAGATAATGGTGAACACGATGCCGATATTTCTAGAGAAGACATTCTGTCAAAAGGAATTGTTACTGAAGAAGACTATTTAGTTTTAGAAAAATACACCAAAGCTTTGTTTCAAAGAGGAACCGAAATTGCCGCCAGCCGTGGATTGATTTTGGTAGATACAAAATATGAATTTGGTAAAACCAAAGAAGGTGTAATTGTTCTAATAGATGAAATTCATACACCTGATTCTTCTCGTTATTTCTATTCAGAAGGCTATCAGGAAAGACAAGATAAAGGCGAGGAGCAAAAACAATTATCCAAAGAATTTGTTCGTCGTTGGTTAATAGAAAATGGTTTTCAAGGTCTGGAAGGACAACAAATTCCTGATATGACTGACGAATATATAGAAACCGTTTCAGAAAGATATATCGAATTATATGAAAACATTCTTGGTGAAAAATTCGTAAAAGCAGATATTTCTAATATTGATGAACGAATTGAAAAAAACGTTTTGGCTTATTTAGACAAGAGATAA
- a CDS encoding ribonuclease Z gives MKVDQKAHTITIRDTQGDFTSFLMKVTHQYKTFEKHNIIIDLLQYKDFSANDIKLFKPLSKQHKKAKKSFVVVTSDFDFNAVSSKLTVVPSLLEAHDIIEMEEIERDLGF, from the coding sequence ATGAAAGTAGACCAAAAAGCCCACACGATAACCATTAGAGATACACAAGGTGATTTTACCTCTTTTTTGATGAAAGTTACCCATCAATATAAAACATTTGAAAAACACAATATAATTATTGATCTTTTACAGTATAAAGATTTTTCTGCAAATGACATCAAATTATTTAAACCTTTATCAAAACAACATAAAAAAGCTAAAAAATCATTTGTTGTAGTTACCTCAGATTTTGATTTTAATGCGGTTTCCAGTAAACTAACTGTCGTACCTTCATTATTAGAAGCGCATGATATTATTGAAATGGAAGAAATTGAAAGAGATTTAGGTTTTTAA
- the pyrR gene encoding bifunctional pyr operon transcriptional regulator/uracil phosphoribosyltransferase PyrR — protein sequence MSQKVLLTAKEVTIILHRLACQLIEKHLDFSDTILVGIQPRGVFLAERLKEILEKEYDTPEIQLGYLDITFFRDDFRRTDKPLEANKTKINFIVENKKVIFIDDVLFTGRSIRSALTAIQSFGRPSEIELLVLIDRRFSRNLPIQPDYRGRQVDSINNEKVKVSWKENDGEDAVYLITN from the coding sequence ATGAGTCAAAAAGTATTACTTACTGCAAAAGAAGTTACTATCATATTGCATCGTTTGGCTTGTCAGTTGATTGAAAAACACTTAGATTTTTCGGATACCATATTGGTAGGAATACAACCGAGAGGTGTTTTTTTAGCAGAACGTTTAAAAGAAATTTTAGAAAAAGAATATGATACTCCCGAAATTCAATTAGGCTACTTGGATATTACTTTCTTTAGAGACGATTTTCGAAGAACGGATAAGCCATTAGAAGCAAATAAAACCAAAATTAATTTTATCGTTGAAAACAAAAAAGTCATTTTTATTGATGATGTTTTATTTACCGGTAGAAGTATCAGATCAGCTTTGACAGCTATTCAATCTTTTGGAAGACCCTCGGAAATAGAATTACTAGTTTTAATTGACAGACGTTTTAGTCGTAATTTACCCATTCAACCAGATTATAGAGGGAGGCAGGTAGATTCGATAAATAACGAAAAAGTAAAGGTGAGTTGGAAAGAAAATGATGGTGAAGATGCCGTTTATTTGATCACAAATTAG
- a CDS encoding S9 family peptidase, whose protein sequence is MNKKIAVLICIFFSVTSQCQNLKLEDIMKGDAFIGVQPVNGRWSLDGKKVYFECNPNNELGLSTYSWKNGLSKPELVPANEAEFSKMDFKGNKASDLFYYIDKGRLFSYSVKNKISKKLYQQSSPISNLQLGFEEGIVFFEQNENVFKYNTKEGTIIQITNFKKGKATDSETEKDSFLKNQQTELFQYVRDQEAKKKWNLAKKNAVKSDFPKGYYYGKNRFESLKINPNGNYATFRLTEESDVRSEKMEAFITADGYNKSIDTKEKVSVDNLVNSKFGIYNIAKDTVYMMNFSALSHIQDAPKYLSLYEKSSNKEKIDKLIAVTEPIYNQDGSHAIAEIRSQDNKDRWLISLNLEKGTFDEIEYQHDEAWIGGPGIPSDSFDSGTLGFLGDNQTIYFQSEVTGYSHLYTYNLNSKKKTQLTKGDWEVRNVTLSKDKKTFYLTTNTTHPGNRDFYKLNVSDGLLQPVLTKDGAHEVSLSPDESTLLVRYSYKNKPWELFIGENKNNTTLRQITNSTTEAFKGYEWRTPEVITFKAQDGTLIYARLYKPQSDKANKAAILFVHGAGYLQNAHNYWSNYHREYMFHNLLTDLGYTVLDIDYRGSDGYGREFRTGIYRFMGGKDLSDQIDGKNYIVQNLGIETNKVGIYGGSYGGFITLMAMLTAPKEFASGAALRSVTDWAHYNHGYTGNILNFPETDPDAYKKSSPIYFANNLEGNLLMLHGMVDDNVEYKDIVRLSQRFIELGKKKWSLSSFPVEAHGFKETYSWVDEYSRILNLFNNTLLEKQSK, encoded by the coding sequence ATGAATAAAAAAATAGCAGTTCTTATCTGTATTTTCTTTTCTGTAACAAGTCAATGTCAGAATCTAAAGTTGGAAGACATAATGAAAGGCGATGCTTTTATTGGCGTACAGCCGGTAAATGGTCGTTGGTCTTTGGATGGAAAAAAAGTATATTTCGAATGCAATCCAAATAATGAATTGGGATTATCTACTTATTCTTGGAAAAATGGTTTGTCAAAACCAGAACTTGTCCCTGCAAATGAAGCAGAATTTTCTAAAATGGATTTCAAAGGAAATAAAGCCTCAGATTTATTCTATTATATTGATAAAGGAAGATTATTTTCTTATTCGGTGAAAAATAAGATTTCCAAAAAACTCTACCAACAAAGTAGTCCAATTTCAAATTTACAATTGGGTTTTGAGGAAGGAATTGTATTTTTTGAACAAAATGAAAATGTCTTCAAGTACAATACCAAAGAAGGCACCATTATTCAAATTACCAATTTTAAGAAAGGGAAGGCAACCGATTCCGAAACTGAAAAGGATTCTTTTTTGAAAAATCAACAAACTGAATTGTTTCAATACGTGCGTGATCAAGAGGCGAAGAAAAAGTGGAATTTGGCAAAAAAGAATGCTGTAAAATCTGATTTTCCAAAAGGGTATTATTATGGAAAAAATAGATTTGAAAGTCTGAAAATAAATCCAAATGGCAATTATGCAACCTTTAGATTAACAGAAGAATCGGATGTTAGAAGTGAAAAAATGGAAGCTTTTATTACTGCTGATGGCTACAATAAAAGTATTGATACGAAAGAAAAAGTATCGGTAGATAATTTGGTAAACTCTAAATTTGGGATATACAATATTGCAAAAGATACTGTTTACATGATGAATTTTTCAGCGTTGAGTCATATTCAAGATGCGCCAAAATATCTTAGTTTATATGAAAAATCGAGCAATAAAGAAAAAATAGATAAATTAATTGCAGTTACGGAACCTATATACAATCAAGATGGTTCGCACGCAATTGCTGAAATAAGAAGTCAAGACAATAAAGACCGATGGTTGATAAGTCTAAATTTAGAAAAAGGAACTTTTGACGAAATTGAATACCAGCATGATGAAGCATGGATTGGCGGACCTGGTATTCCGTCTGATTCATTTGATTCGGGAACACTTGGATTTCTTGGTGATAATCAAACGATTTATTTTCAATCTGAAGTAACAGGATATTCTCATTTATACACGTATAATTTAAACTCAAAAAAGAAAACACAACTAACCAAAGGAGATTGGGAAGTTCGCAATGTCACTTTATCAAAAGACAAAAAGACTTTTTATTTAACGACCAATACAACACATCCGGGAAACAGGGATTTTTATAAATTGAATGTTTCCGATGGTCTTTTACAGCCCGTACTGACAAAAGATGGAGCTCACGAAGTAAGTTTGTCTCCCGATGAAAGCACTTTGTTGGTTCGTTATTCCTATAAAAATAAACCATGGGAATTGTTTATTGGTGAAAATAAGAATAATACAACGCTGCGCCAAATAACGAATTCTACAACCGAAGCATTCAAAGGGTACGAATGGCGTACTCCTGAAGTAATCACTTTTAAAGCACAAGACGGAACTTTGATATATGCCAGATTGTACAAACCACAATCGGACAAAGCCAATAAAGCAGCAATTCTCTTTGTTCATGGAGCAGGTTATTTGCAAAATGCTCATAATTATTGGAGCAATTATCATAGGGAATATATGTTCCATAATTTATTGACGGATTTGGGATATACGGTTTTAGATATTGATTATAGAGGAAGCGATGGATATGGACGTGAATTTAGAACTGGAATTTACCGATTTATGGGCGGTAAAGATTTATCGGATCAAATTGACGGTAAAAATTATATTGTTCAAAATTTGGGAATCGAAACTAATAAAGTTGGGATTTATGGTGGCTCATACGGCGGTTTTATAACTTTGATGGCTATGCTTACCGCTCCAAAAGAATTTGCATCAGGAGCTGCATTGCGCTCGGTGACGGACTGGGCACATTACAATCATGGCTACACCGGAAATATTCTTAATTTCCCGGAAACAGATCCAGATGCTTACAAAAAAAGTTCTCCAATTTATTTTGCAAATAATCTTGAAGGCAATTTATTAATGCTTCACGGAATGGTCGATGACAATGTAGAGTACAAAGATATCGTACGCTTATCACAACGATTTATAGAATTAGGAAAGAAAAAATGGAGCTTGTCAAGTTTCCCTGTAGAAGCTCATGGTTTTAAAGAAACCTATTCTTGGGTAGATGAATACAGCCGTATCCTGAATTTATTCAACAATACGCTTCTTGAAAAACAGAGTAAGTAA
- a CDS encoding putative quinol monooxygenase, with amino-acid sequence MLVRIVKLSFHLENIPAFLENFELMKEKIRNAPGNTFLELYQDKDNKCIFFTYSYWASEEDLENYRKSELFYEVWTFTKKLFNDKPEAWSVDKLVSLQ; translated from the coding sequence ATGTTAGTTAGAATTGTAAAATTGAGTTTTCACTTAGAGAACATTCCTGCTTTTTTAGAAAACTTCGAGTTAATGAAAGAGAAGATACGAAACGCTCCGGGAAATACTTTCCTGGAATTGTATCAAGACAAAGACAATAAATGTATTTTCTTTACTTACAGTTATTGGGCATCCGAAGAAGATTTGGAAAATTACCGAAAATCAGAACTTTTTTATGAAGTCTGGACTTTTACCAAGAAATTATTCAACGACAAACCAGAAGCTTGGAGCGTTGACAAATTAGTAAGTTTGCAGTAA
- a CDS encoding ribonuclease Z: protein MKLTILGCYAATPRTFTNPTSQILDIKNRLFLIDCGEGTQVQLRKNKIRFSKINHIFISHLHGDHFFGLVGLVSTFSLLNRTTDLHIYGPKGIKEIIKLQLRLSNSWTNYGLFFHELESTESEIIFEDEKVLVKTIPLKHRVYTNGFFFQEKIGERKLNLDAVQNYEIDTCYYQKIKNGKDITLEDGRIIENDKLTFDPVPAKNYAFCSDTAYDESILSIVENVDVLYHESTFLQSEESLAKKTLHSTAKEAAMIAFKSNAKQLILGHYSTRYESIALFKEEAETIFPEVLLADDGKIFEF, encoded by the coding sequence TTGAAACTAACAATACTTGGTTGCTATGCAGCTACACCTCGAACTTTTACCAATCCCACTTCACAGATTTTAGACATAAAAAACAGACTTTTTTTAATCGACTGTGGAGAAGGTACACAAGTGCAACTACGCAAGAATAAAATCAGGTTTTCAAAGATTAATCATATCTTCATTTCGCATTTACATGGAGATCATTTTTTTGGGTTAGTTGGTTTAGTTTCGACCTTCAGTTTGTTAAATAGAACTACCGATTTGCATATTTATGGTCCAAAAGGAATTAAAGAAATCATCAAATTACAATTGCGGTTATCAAATTCTTGGACAAATTATGGTTTGTTTTTTCATGAATTGGAATCAACAGAAAGCGAAATAATATTTGAAGACGAAAAGGTTTTGGTGAAAACCATACCGTTAAAACATCGTGTGTATACCAATGGTTTTTTTTTCCAAGAAAAAATAGGGGAGAGGAAACTTAATTTGGATGCAGTTCAAAATTATGAAATCGATACGTGTTATTATCAGAAGATAAAAAATGGTAAAGACATTACCTTGGAAGACGGGAGGATAATTGAAAACGACAAATTAACTTTTGATCCTGTTCCCGCTAAAAATTATGCTTTTTGTTCGGATACAGCTTATGATGAATCTATACTTTCAATCGTAGAAAATGTAGATGTTTTATACCATGAATCAACTTTTTTACAATCAGAAGAAAGTTTAGCTAAAAAAACCCTTCATTCTACTGCAAAGGAAGCTGCGATGATTGCTTTTAAATCTAATGCAAAGCAATTAATTTTAGGACATTACTCTACACGTTATGAAAGTATAGCTCTTTTTAAAGAAGAAGCTGAAACTATTTTTCCAGAAGTACTTCTAGCTGATGATGGAAAAATTTTTGAGTTTTAA